A genomic stretch from Pyxidicoccus xibeiensis includes:
- a CDS encoding ActD protein codes for MALCTPDWLLERVALGELSADALADARVRLEREPNGAARLARLEEDSRRTLELHPPEAVAAEVERRRAARARIESARGGEHGGWHGLSLSMPVAASLVLLFLSTQQELPVPAPAPAPPAWADTERIKGTPMLRVYRKGAIEPELLADRTPVRRGDLVELSYVSGGRPHGVVVSVDGRGGVTLHLPTTLTGSTALTPGDAVSLGHAYELDDAPDFERFLFVTSEAPLDVATILEAARTLARQPSDARTRPLPLPATLVQTSFTLEKVP; via the coding sequence ATGGCCCTGTGCACCCCCGACTGGTTGCTGGAGCGCGTCGCCCTGGGCGAGCTGTCCGCTGACGCGCTGGCTGATGCGCGCGTCCGCCTGGAGCGCGAGCCGAATGGCGCCGCCCGCCTGGCCCGGCTGGAGGAGGACTCGCGCCGCACCCTGGAGCTTCACCCGCCCGAGGCCGTGGCCGCCGAGGTGGAGCGCCGCCGCGCCGCCCGCGCCCGCATCGAGTCCGCCCGGGGCGGCGAGCACGGCGGGTGGCACGGGCTGTCGCTGAGCATGCCGGTGGCCGCGTCGCTGGTGCTGCTCTTCCTGTCCACGCAGCAGGAGCTGCCCGTGCCCGCCCCGGCGCCGGCCCCGCCCGCGTGGGCGGACACCGAGCGCATCAAGGGCACCCCGATGCTGCGCGTCTACCGCAAGGGCGCCATCGAGCCGGAGCTGCTCGCGGACCGCACCCCCGTGCGCCGCGGAGACCTGGTGGAGCTCAGCTACGTGTCCGGTGGGCGCCCTCACGGCGTGGTGGTGTCGGTGGACGGGCGCGGCGGGGTGACGCTGCACCTGCCCACGACGCTGACCGGCTCCACGGCGCTCACCCCTGGCGACGCGGTGTCGCTGGGCCATGCCTACGAGCTGGACGACGCGCCCGACTTCGAGCGCTTCCTCTTCGTCACCTCCGAAGCGCCACTCGACGTGGCCACCATCCTGGAGGCCGCGCGCACGCTGGCCCGCCAGCCCTCCGATGCGCGCACCCGGCCGCTGCCCCTGCCGGCTACGCTGGTCCAGACATCCTTCACGTTGGAGAAGGTGCCGTAA
- a CDS encoding energy transducer TonB → MHLSASPLVALLCLLVLPGCASTPPAARREEGPEQAAPLRPTGQSTTAKEEAKRRDELELKARAELLCRHHQLGAPAMARLPQGTRANDLIRDVDLFFVRDHPALVVRTPVDLPAAFAEVARHIRCEVESVELRGCTAAVTVLQTRPRWEDPGFPAEALKGTAPSDEVRASLGRWMEPESAPVMETHRFSFSITPSGWRADYELPEKARGLEDPFFAPVGTAEQLLATAMPSEPGSFPDASSRQGNRVTASDWLCRNDQESMPAAAVRVEGQVVVRCVITREGSVKSCRVQKTLPQMEKTVLDSLYGSRSRPVTVGGVPIDVTYTFTLDFKPPR, encoded by the coding sequence ATGCACCTCTCCGCCTCCCCCCTCGTCGCGCTCCTCTGTCTTCTGGTGCTCCCTGGCTGCGCCTCCACGCCCCCCGCGGCCCGAAGGGAGGAAGGACCGGAGCAGGCGGCTCCCCTGCGCCCCACGGGCCAGAGCACCACCGCGAAAGAGGAGGCGAAGCGCAGGGACGAGCTCGAGCTGAAGGCACGGGCGGAGCTGCTCTGCCGGCACCACCAGTTGGGCGCTCCGGCGATGGCGCGCCTGCCCCAGGGCACGCGGGCGAATGACCTCATCCGCGACGTGGACCTCTTCTTCGTTCGCGACCATCCCGCCCTGGTGGTGCGTACGCCGGTGGACCTGCCCGCGGCCTTCGCCGAGGTGGCACGCCACATCCGCTGCGAGGTGGAGTCCGTGGAGCTCCGCGGCTGTACCGCGGCCGTCACCGTCCTGCAGACCCGGCCCCGGTGGGAGGACCCCGGCTTTCCCGCCGAGGCCCTGAAGGGCACCGCCCCCTCCGACGAGGTGCGCGCCAGCCTGGGGCGCTGGATGGAGCCTGAGTCAGCGCCAGTCATGGAGACGCACCGCTTCAGCTTCTCCATCACCCCGAGCGGCTGGCGTGCCGACTACGAGCTGCCCGAGAAGGCGCGAGGGCTCGAGGACCCCTTCTTCGCTCCGGTGGGCACGGCGGAGCAGCTGCTCGCGACGGCGATGCCCTCCGAGCCCGGGAGCTTCCCCGACGCTTCATCGCGCCAGGGGAACAGGGTGACGGCGTCCGACTGGCTGTGCCGCAACGACCAGGAGTCCATGCCGGCGGCGGCGGTCCGGGTCGAGGGCCAGGTGGTCGTCCGCTGCGTCATCACCCGGGAGGGCTCGGTGAAGAGCTGCCGCGTCCAGAAGACGCTCCCACAGATGGAGAAGACGGTGCTGGACTCCCTCTACGGCTCGCGCTCGAGGCCGGTCACCGTCGGCGGAGTTCCCATCGACGTGACGTACACGTTCACGCTCGACTTCAAGCCGCCGCGCTGA
- a CDS encoding 3-deoxy-7-phosphoheptulonate synthase, with translation MIVMLEPDSPESVVSTVLKVASQYKGVTPRTHVMEGAEYTVTEVYLLGSTAQVPVEPFEAIPGVRQVVRVSQKYRVIGRHKGQRASSGFDYNGVTFDEKSVQLFAGLCAVDNRENVDAMMAALAKCGIKTTRMGVYKPRTSPYEFQGLGAACLPWVFESAGKHGIKVIAMEVTHPRHIDEIREALERSGNATGVMLQVGTRNAQNFELLKSIGQQRTFPVLFKRGMGITLEESLNACEYVASEGNPKIVFCLRGVKTHLGDPHRNMVDFAHVPVVRRLTRMPVCVDPSHAIGQAPPPPDGLPDIFHAIGQGLIAGASMLLVDFHPQPEAALCDGPQALRLPQLPALQNYVRLVREAYVAAVKAGDGLSPGGTT, from the coding sequence ATGATCGTCATGCTCGAGCCGGACTCACCTGAGTCCGTGGTGTCCACCGTCCTCAAGGTCGCCTCGCAGTACAAGGGAGTGACCCCTCGGACGCACGTCATGGAGGGCGCCGAGTACACGGTCACCGAGGTGTACCTGCTCGGCTCCACCGCGCAGGTCCCCGTCGAGCCGTTCGAGGCGATTCCGGGCGTGCGGCAGGTGGTGCGCGTGTCCCAGAAGTACCGCGTCATCGGCCGGCACAAGGGCCAGCGGGCGTCCTCGGGCTTCGACTACAACGGTGTCACCTTCGATGAGAAGTCGGTGCAGCTGTTCGCGGGCCTGTGCGCCGTGGACAACCGGGAGAACGTCGACGCGATGATGGCCGCGCTCGCGAAGTGCGGCATCAAGACGACGCGCATGGGCGTGTACAAGCCGCGCACCAGCCCGTACGAGTTCCAGGGCCTGGGCGCCGCGTGCCTCCCGTGGGTGTTCGAGTCCGCGGGCAAGCACGGCATCAAGGTCATCGCGATGGAGGTGACGCACCCGCGTCACATCGACGAGATTCGCGAGGCCCTGGAGCGCTCGGGCAACGCCACGGGCGTCATGCTGCAGGTGGGCACGCGCAACGCGCAGAACTTCGAGCTGCTGAAGAGCATCGGCCAGCAGCGCACCTTCCCCGTGCTCTTCAAGCGCGGCATGGGAATCACCCTGGAAGAGTCCCTCAACGCCTGCGAGTACGTGGCGAGCGAGGGCAACCCGAAGATTGTCTTCTGCCTCCGCGGCGTGAAGACGCACCTGGGCGACCCGCACCGCAACATGGTGGACTTCGCCCACGTGCCGGTGGTGCGCCGCCTCACGCGCATGCCCGTGTGCGTGGACCCGTCGCACGCCATCGGCCAGGCGCCGCCGCCGCCGGACGGGCTGCCGGACATCTTCCACGCCATCGGCCAGGGCCTCATCGCCGGGGCGTCCATGCTGCTCGTGGACTTCCACCCGCAGCCGGAGGCCGCGCTGTGCGACGGCCCGCAGGCGCTGCGGCTGCCGCAGCTTCCCGCGCTCCAGAACTACGTGCGCCTCGTGCGCGAGGCCTACGTCGCCGCCGTGAAGGCCGGTGACGGGCTCAGCCCCGGCGGCACCACCTGA
- a CDS encoding GNAT family N-acetyltransferase, with product MSVSLVLLGAGYTLTRLAVAEARAGREVLAATRDSARREVLERAGARVTSLEDALTRTAGAHVVVSIPPDAGLDVQVAEALARQPPSRLVYLSSTGVYGGARGHVDEDTPVEPASPTARARIDAESRYLPLGAVVLRIAGIYGPERSTLARLLAGAVRLPERGGGRISRIHVDDLVEALRVALLHGEPGALYCVADDRPAPQEETVSWLCQRVGVPLPPRVPLESLHESLRGDRAVSNARLKTLGWRPRYPDYAAGFTSLLEAEGRGGGPGPLTVRRLLAEDAETFWALRLRGLEEHPEAFGASLAEDSALPMETVRSRLVGPAQVVLGAFDGARLVGVAGLQRAGGQKHAHTGVVWGMYVAPEARSRGLGRRLLTALVEEARRMAGVERLILSVAVGNGAAQGLYRTLGFRTYGVEPNALKIGGAYVDQEQMVLAL from the coding sequence ATGAGCGTTTCACTCGTCCTGCTGGGCGCTGGCTACACCCTGACGCGGCTCGCGGTGGCCGAGGCCCGCGCGGGCCGTGAGGTGCTGGCGGCCACGCGGGACTCCGCGCGCCGCGAGGTGCTGGAGCGCGCGGGCGCCCGCGTCACCTCGCTGGAAGACGCCCTGACGCGGACGGCCGGGGCGCACGTCGTCGTCTCCATCCCTCCGGACGCGGGGCTCGACGTGCAGGTCGCCGAGGCGCTCGCGCGGCAGCCGCCGTCCCGGCTCGTCTACCTGTCCTCCACCGGCGTGTACGGCGGTGCGCGGGGGCATGTGGACGAGGACACGCCGGTGGAGCCGGCGTCACCCACCGCTCGCGCGCGCATCGACGCGGAGTCGCGCTACCTGCCGCTGGGCGCGGTGGTGCTGCGCATCGCCGGCATCTACGGCCCGGAGCGCAGCACGCTCGCGCGGCTGCTGGCGGGCGCCGTCCGGCTGCCGGAGCGTGGGGGAGGGCGCATCTCCCGCATCCACGTGGACGACCTGGTGGAGGCCCTCCGCGTGGCGCTCCTGCACGGCGAGCCCGGGGCCCTCTACTGCGTGGCGGATGATCGGCCCGCGCCCCAGGAGGAGACCGTCAGCTGGCTGTGCCAGCGCGTCGGCGTGCCGCTGCCGCCCCGCGTTCCCCTGGAGAGCCTCCACGAGTCGCTGCGCGGGGACCGCGCCGTGTCCAACGCCCGGCTCAAGACGCTGGGCTGGCGGCCCCGCTACCCGGACTACGCCGCCGGCTTCACGTCCCTGCTGGAGGCGGAGGGGCGGGGCGGAGGACCCGGGCCGCTCACCGTCCGGCGGCTGCTGGCCGAGGACGCGGAGACCTTCTGGGCGCTGCGCCTGCGCGGCCTGGAGGAGCACCCGGAGGCCTTCGGGGCCTCGCTCGCGGAGGACTCGGCGCTGCCCATGGAGACGGTGCGCTCGCGGCTCGTCGGGCCGGCGCAGGTGGTGCTGGGGGCCTTCGACGGCGCGCGGCTGGTGGGCGTGGCGGGCCTCCAGCGGGCGGGGGGGCAGAAGCATGCGCACACCGGCGTGGTCTGGGGCATGTACGTGGCGCCGGAGGCGCGCTCGCGAGGCCTCGGCCGGCGGCTGCTCACCGCGCTCGTCGAGGAGGCCCGGAGGATGGCCGGGGTGGAGCGCCTCATCCTGTCGGTGGCCGTGGGCAACGGGGCGGCCCAGGGCCTCTACCGGACGCTGGGGTTCCGCACCTACGGCGTGGAGCCGAACGCCCTGAAGATTGGAGGCGCCTACGTCGACCAGGAGCAGATGGTCCTCGCGCTGTGA
- a CDS encoding tetratricopeptide repeat protein, whose amino-acid sequence MSKLLFAAFNEGASLSMSGNHEAAILAFDKVLAVDPKHLPALTGKGSSLMALGRTKEALRCFERAIEVDPTTADPYRDAAFCQLELGEPEAAAQLMERAVQLNSTPGYREAAAVEVYTLGNALLTRGPRRPDKARYRQARHTFELALELSPAYVEAAKALADVWEHLGDNAQRDHYALMAIRLRPAAS is encoded by the coding sequence ATGTCCAAGTTGCTGTTCGCGGCTTTCAACGAAGGCGCCAGCCTCTCGATGTCCGGCAACCACGAGGCCGCGATCCTCGCTTTCGACAAGGTCCTCGCCGTGGACCCGAAGCACCTGCCCGCGCTCACCGGCAAGGGCTCGTCGCTGATGGCGCTCGGCCGCACGAAGGAGGCGCTCCGGTGCTTCGAGCGCGCCATCGAGGTGGACCCCACCACCGCGGACCCGTACCGCGACGCCGCCTTCTGCCAGCTCGAGCTCGGTGAGCCCGAGGCCGCCGCGCAGCTCATGGAGCGCGCCGTGCAGCTCAACTCCACGCCCGGCTACCGCGAGGCCGCCGCCGTGGAGGTCTACACCCTGGGCAATGCGCTGCTGACCCGCGGCCCCCGCCGGCCGGACAAGGCGCGCTACCGGCAGGCCCGCCACACCTTCGAGCTCGCGCTCGAGCTTTCCCCCGCGTACGTCGAGGCCGCCAAGGCCCTCGCCGACGTCTGGGAGCACCTGGGCGACAACGCCCAGCGCGACCACTACGCCCTCATGGCCATCCGCCTCCGTCCCGCCGCGAGCTGA
- a CDS encoding GGDEF domain-containing protein, with protein MGVRRKRVGKAGQPPTVLVVEPRAEDLERTRMLLGEAGFRVVPLTRFDAAMPLFEVIRPDAVLLAAQAPDYAAVQVARRLRQLSRGTVPVLYLVDPHDPEAYRFCLEKGQCVDMVSRGGSGAELAMKLHSQLKLKAAVLRAAATEESGNALALHDPVTGLYNRSFLLALIGLEVRRAERYGGTFSLVAAEVGGWGAFRKEFGRGMAERLLVYSAVVLGQTVREADAAARVGDCQFALMLPGTPAEAVPEVLSRVGARFEAARFQVEGRVVRTSLELGAVSFPDAVGTPAQLLSAAQQEMRRTREFRRTVGAPTRLSI; from the coding sequence GTGGGCGTGAGACGGAAGCGGGTAGGCAAGGCCGGGCAGCCGCCTACCGTGCTCGTGGTGGAGCCGCGAGCCGAGGACCTGGAGCGGACCCGTATGCTCCTGGGGGAGGCGGGCTTCCGTGTCGTTCCGCTGACGCGCTTCGACGCGGCGATGCCCCTCTTCGAGGTCATCCGCCCGGACGCGGTGCTGCTGGCCGCGCAGGCTCCGGACTACGCGGCGGTGCAGGTGGCGCGGCGGCTGCGGCAGCTGAGCCGTGGCACGGTGCCGGTGCTCTACCTCGTGGACCCTCACGACCCGGAGGCGTACCGCTTCTGCCTGGAGAAGGGGCAGTGCGTGGACATGGTGTCGCGCGGCGGCAGCGGGGCCGAGCTGGCCATGAAGCTGCACTCGCAGCTGAAGCTGAAGGCCGCGGTGCTGCGGGCGGCGGCCACCGAGGAGTCCGGCAACGCGCTGGCGCTGCATGACCCGGTGACGGGGCTCTACAACCGCTCGTTCCTGCTGGCCCTCATCGGCCTGGAGGTGCGGCGGGCGGAGCGCTACGGGGGGACGTTCTCCCTGGTGGCGGCGGAGGTGGGCGGCTGGGGCGCCTTCCGCAAGGAGTTCGGGCGTGGCATGGCGGAGCGCCTGCTGGTGTACAGCGCGGTGGTGCTGGGGCAGACGGTGCGCGAGGCGGACGCGGCGGCCCGGGTGGGTGACTGCCAGTTCGCGCTGATGCTGCCGGGCACGCCCGCGGAGGCAGTGCCGGAGGTGCTGAGCCGGGTGGGCGCGCGCTTCGAGGCGGCGCGCTTCCAGGTGGAGGGCAGGGTGGTGCGCACGTCGCTGGAGCTGGGGGCGGTGAGCTTCCCGGACGCGGTGGGCACGCCCGCGCAGTTGCTGAGCGCGGCGCAGCAGGAAATGCGCCGTACACGAGAGTTTCGTCGCACGGTCGGGGCTCCTACCCGGCTGTCGATATGA
- a CDS encoding sigma-54-dependent transcriptional regulator: MDRIAVLVVDDEESVRTFLSELLGSAGYQVRCAASGSQALEMLSGGSFDAVLLDVVMPEMSGLEVLRHYRGKGGSAPVIVLSALAGADDAVRALKMGASDYLAKPFGNDELQDVLARALGTRAPERQAVAPVIAPRVVTPVPDAAQDARVLISSSPSMRRARALVERIADTDVPVLLLGESGTGKEVIAREIHARSQRRGKPFIKVNCAALPGELLESELFGHERGAFTGATAEKPGKFELADQGTIFLDEIGEMAIRLQAKLLQVLQDEEFFRVGGKKSVRVDSRVVVATNRDLEKEIALGNFREDLYYRLNVVAIRLPPLRERREDVVPLTDHFLKKYGRHYINGVSELPREVLQAFADYDWPGNVRELENMVRRLCVLKDATLVLDELNAAGRSPASAPSLPTAYGGDDGTYGRGHHEEPVRMPPSSSVQVLEMPSRGTSLAAASAPAGASVVPAAALEPANSVLPTPRYLNPFDVPQPPPPPAPAGEPSLKDIGKRAAMLAEREAILAMLQRTAWNKRRAATKLRISYKALLYKIKECGIIDPRASAEL; encoded by the coding sequence ATGGATCGGATCGCGGTGCTGGTGGTGGATGACGAAGAGTCGGTGCGCACGTTCCTGTCCGAGCTTCTCGGCAGCGCGGGCTACCAGGTGCGGTGTGCGGCGAGTGGCTCGCAGGCCCTGGAGATGCTGTCGGGAGGCTCGTTCGACGCGGTGCTGCTGGACGTGGTGATGCCGGAGATGAGCGGCCTGGAAGTGCTGCGCCACTATCGCGGCAAGGGTGGGAGTGCGCCGGTCATCGTGCTCAGCGCGCTGGCGGGTGCGGACGATGCGGTGCGGGCGCTGAAGATGGGCGCCAGCGACTATCTGGCCAAGCCGTTCGGCAACGACGAGCTGCAGGACGTGCTGGCGCGGGCCCTGGGGACGCGCGCTCCGGAGCGTCAGGCCGTGGCGCCGGTCATCGCGCCCCGCGTGGTGACGCCGGTGCCGGACGCCGCGCAGGACGCGCGGGTGCTCATCTCCTCGTCTCCGTCCATGCGCCGGGCACGCGCGCTGGTGGAGCGCATCGCCGACACGGACGTGCCGGTGCTGCTGCTGGGTGAGTCGGGCACGGGCAAGGAGGTCATCGCCCGGGAAATCCACGCGCGCAGCCAGCGCCGTGGCAAGCCCTTCATCAAGGTGAACTGCGCGGCGCTCCCCGGGGAGCTGCTGGAGAGCGAGCTGTTCGGCCACGAGCGCGGCGCCTTCACCGGCGCCACGGCGGAGAAGCCGGGCAAGTTCGAGCTGGCGGACCAGGGCACCATCTTCCTGGACGAGATTGGCGAGATGGCCATCCGCCTCCAGGCCAAGCTGCTCCAGGTCCTCCAGGACGAGGAGTTCTTCCGCGTCGGCGGCAAGAAGAGCGTGCGCGTGGACAGCCGCGTGGTGGTGGCCACCAACCGCGACCTCGAGAAGGAGATTGCCCTCGGCAACTTCCGCGAGGACCTCTACTACCGCCTCAACGTCGTGGCCATCCGCCTGCCGCCCCTGCGCGAGCGCCGGGAGGACGTGGTGCCCCTGACGGACCACTTCCTCAAGAAGTACGGCCGCCACTACATCAACGGCGTGTCGGAGCTGCCGCGCGAGGTGCTGCAGGCCTTCGCGGACTACGACTGGCCCGGCAACGTGCGCGAGCTGGAGAACATGGTGCGCCGGCTGTGCGTGCTGAAAGACGCCACGCTGGTGCTGGACGAGCTCAACGCGGCGGGCCGCTCGCCCGCGAGCGCGCCCTCGCTGCCCACCGCGTACGGCGGTGATGACGGCACCTACGGCCGTGGGCACCACGAGGAGCCGGTGCGCATGCCGCCTTCCTCGTCCGTCCAGGTGCTGGAGATGCCGTCGCGCGGGACGTCCCTCGCGGCGGCCTCCGCCCCGGCTGGCGCTTCGGTCGTCCCGGCGGCGGCGCTGGAGCCGGCGAACTCGGTGCTCCCGACGCCGCGCTACCTGAACCCGTTCGACGTGCCGCAGCCTCCGCCTCCTCCCGCGCCGGCCGGTGAGCCGTCGCTGAAGGACATCGGCAAGCGCGCGGCGATGCTCGCCGAGCGCGAGGCGATACTGGCCATGCTCCAGCGCACCGCCTGGAACAAGCGCCGCGCGGCCACCAAGCTGCGCATCAGCTACAAGGCGCTGCTGTACAAGATCAAGGAGTGCGGAATCATCGACCCGCGCGCCAGCGCGGAGCTGTAA
- a CDS encoding glutaredoxin family protein, which produces MRVDIYSKPNCSLCDKAAIVVESVRARIPFELRIISILEDAAAFERWRYDIPVVVIDGVPAFKHRVEASELEARLREGLGGTAIAKTAAQDG; this is translated from the coding sequence ATGAGAGTCGATATCTACTCGAAACCCAACTGCTCGCTCTGCGACAAGGCAGCCATTGTCGTGGAGTCCGTCCGCGCTCGCATCCCCTTCGAGCTGCGGATCATCTCCATCCTCGAGGACGCGGCGGCCTTCGAGAGGTGGCGCTACGACATCCCCGTCGTCGTCATCGACGGCGTGCCCGCCTTCAAGCACCGCGTGGAGGCCTCCGAGCTGGAGGCACGCCTGCGTGAAGGCCTAGGTGGCACAGCCATTGCTAAAACCGCTGCCCAGGATGGGTAG
- the pheA gene encoding prephenate dehydratase, with product MAEPRRRIAFQGEHGAYGEEAVRALHGQDVESVPVLTFRAVFESVAEGRVYGGVVPVESTLGGPVAENVDLLLEHDLQITGELSLRIRHCLLAPPGRTLDGIERALSHPQALAQCAGYLRRRGITPLPEANTAIAARRVAEEAPPRTAAIASRVAAELYGLAVLDVGVEDSPDNHTRFVTLGPAPERTWARRKTALAFTVENASGALYRVLSAFSSRGLNVARLESRPQRRAWEYVWCMDVDGALEDPRVREAVDAAQGACITLRVLGSYGVA from the coding sequence ATGGCTGAGCCCCGGCGCCGCATCGCCTTCCAGGGAGAGCACGGCGCCTATGGCGAGGAGGCCGTGCGCGCGCTGCACGGGCAGGACGTGGAGTCGGTGCCCGTGCTCACCTTCCGCGCCGTCTTCGAGTCCGTGGCGGAAGGCCGCGTGTACGGCGGCGTGGTGCCCGTGGAGAGCACGCTGGGCGGCCCGGTGGCGGAGAACGTGGACCTGCTGCTGGAGCACGACCTCCAGATTACGGGCGAGCTGTCGCTGCGCATCCGCCACTGCCTGCTCGCGCCGCCGGGACGGACGCTGGACGGAATCGAGCGGGCCCTCTCCCATCCGCAGGCGCTGGCGCAGTGCGCGGGCTACCTGAGAAGGCGCGGCATCACCCCGCTGCCGGAGGCGAACACGGCGATTGCCGCGCGCCGGGTGGCGGAGGAGGCGCCGCCGCGCACGGCCGCCATCGCCAGCCGCGTGGCGGCGGAGCTGTACGGGCTGGCGGTGCTGGACGTGGGGGTGGAGGACTCGCCGGACAACCACACCCGCTTCGTCACGCTGGGCCCGGCGCCCGAGCGCACGTGGGCCCGGCGCAAGACGGCGCTGGCCTTCACGGTGGAGAACGCGTCCGGCGCGCTCTACCGGGTGCTGAGCGCCTTCTCCTCACGCGGGCTCAACGTGGCGAGGCTGGAGTCCCGGCCTCAGCGCCGCGCGTGGGAGTACGTGTGGTGCATGGACGTGGACGGCGCGCTGGAGGACCCGCGGGTGCGCGAGGCGGTGGACGCCGCCCAGGGCGCCTGCATCACCCTGCGGGTGCTCGGCAGCTACGGCGTGGCGTGA
- a CDS encoding caspase family protein yields MTRSLLFSLLLVPALASAAPAPGAQSHPVRRFALLVGVNDGGPGRAKLRYAVTDARAFGDVLEELGGVQPQDRMLMMEGDRAAFEGALARFKAMLVAAKTGGGRTEALIYYSGHSDEEGLLLHNDRFGYRELRQALESLPADVRIAILDSCASGTLARKKGGVRRPAFLVDASTAVRGHAILTSSSEDEVSQESDRIGGSFFTHNLMSGMRGAADATGDGRVTLHEAYQFAFHETLARTEQTRAGAQHPAYDIELAGTGELVMTDLRSTAAVLVLGEMLDGRLYVRDTPGRLVVELKKFAGRATELGLQPGKYTVMREAHGKASQAELVLAQGGRAVLAESAFRPVGVELTAMRGGGTPRLMGAPPVEPMASATGGLDSPIPPRNAYRFLNLGLFPSVQTNDVLDVGPVDNTLSISLGAARVGRVDGLAFSLGGNWATGPVQGVMFAIGGNVARAEVTGAQFSIGGNWAAGQVGGLQAAVGLNVARQGGLMGQLSVGGNVSSAPMEGTQLSVGTNWVSGDFGGVQGTVGLNRVQGRMTGVQTSVGMNWADSAQGLQLSLLNVGGDVSGMQLGLINLAGKLNGMQLGLVNVAREVESGLPFGLVSIVQNGQFHVEAYGSDSHFANVGFKVGSRYFYTTVVGSIGHAAKARGPSHWALGIGLGGHIPVSERLFVDVDVVTSSVYPWDSSFTTANLLHQVRVMGGFQLAKRFAIIGGPTMNMLHSPDGEPVTALSSFSRQGPKHYLWWPGMQLGVRM; encoded by the coding sequence ATGACGCGGTCGCTCCTGTTCTCGCTCCTGCTCGTCCCCGCGCTGGCCTCCGCCGCGCCGGCCCCCGGTGCGCAGTCCCACCCGGTGCGCCGCTTCGCGCTGCTGGTGGGGGTCAATGACGGCGGCCCCGGCCGGGCGAAGCTCCGCTACGCCGTCACCGATGCGCGCGCCTTCGGCGACGTGCTGGAGGAGCTCGGCGGCGTCCAGCCCCAGGACCGGATGCTGATGATGGAGGGCGACCGCGCGGCCTTCGAGGGCGCCCTGGCGCGCTTCAAGGCGATGCTGGTCGCGGCGAAGACGGGCGGCGGGCGCACGGAGGCGCTCATCTACTACTCGGGCCACTCGGACGAGGAGGGCCTGCTGCTCCACAACGACCGCTTCGGCTACCGCGAGCTGCGGCAGGCGCTGGAGTCGCTGCCGGCGGACGTGCGCATCGCCATCCTCGACTCGTGCGCGTCCGGCACGCTGGCGCGGAAGAAGGGCGGGGTGCGCCGTCCGGCCTTCCTGGTGGACGCGTCCACGGCGGTGCGCGGGCACGCCATCCTCACGTCCTCCTCCGAGGACGAGGTGTCCCAGGAGTCCGACCGCATCGGCGGCTCGTTCTTCACCCACAACCTGATGTCCGGCATGCGCGGCGCGGCGGACGCCACCGGCGACGGCCGGGTGACGCTCCACGAGGCGTACCAGTTCGCCTTCCACGAGACGCTGGCGCGCACCGAGCAGACGCGCGCGGGCGCGCAGCACCCCGCCTACGACATCGAGCTGGCGGGCACGGGCGAGCTGGTGATGACGGACCTGCGCTCCACCGCGGCGGTGCTGGTGCTGGGGGAGATGCTCGACGGGCGCCTCTACGTGCGCGACACGCCGGGCCGCCTGGTGGTGGAGCTCAAGAAGTTCGCCGGCCGTGCCACGGAGCTGGGGCTACAGCCGGGCAAGTACACGGTGATGCGCGAGGCGCACGGCAAGGCGTCCCAGGCGGAGCTGGTGCTGGCGCAGGGTGGGCGCGCCGTGCTGGCCGAGTCGGCCTTCCGTCCCGTCGGCGTGGAGCTGACCGCCATGCGCGGCGGGGGCACGCCCCGGCTGATGGGCGCGCCTCCGGTGGAGCCGATGGCGTCCGCGACGGGCGGCCTGGACTCCCCGATACCGCCGCGCAACGCGTACCGCTTCCTCAACCTGGGCCTGTTCCCGTCGGTGCAGACCAACGACGTGCTCGACGTCGGCCCGGTGGACAACACGCTCTCCATCTCGCTGGGGGCCGCTCGCGTCGGACGGGTGGATGGCCTGGCGTTCTCGCTGGGCGGCAACTGGGCCACGGGCCCCGTGCAGGGCGTGATGTTCGCCATCGGCGGCAACGTGGCGCGCGCGGAGGTGACGGGCGCGCAGTTCTCCATCGGTGGCAACTGGGCCGCCGGTCAGGTGGGCGGCCTGCAGGCCGCGGTGGGCCTCAACGTCGCCCGCCAGGGCGGCCTGATGGGACAGCTCTCCGTGGGCGGCAACGTGTCCTCCGCGCCCATGGAGGGCACGCAGCTGTCGGTGGGCACCAACTGGGTGTCGGGGGACTTCGGGGGCGTGCAGGGCACGGTGGGGCTCAACAGGGTGCAGGGGCGCATGACAGGTGTGCAGACCTCCGTGGGGATGAACTGGGCGGACTCCGCCCAGGGCCTGCAGCTGTCGCTCCTCAACGTGGGTGGCGACGTGTCCGGCATGCAGCTGGGGCTCATCAACCTGGCGGGGAAGCTGAACGGCATGCAGCTGGGCCTCGTCAACGTGGCGCGGGAGGTGGAGTCCGGCCTGCCGTTCGGCCTGGTCAGCATCGTCCAGAACGGCCAGTTCCACGTCGAGGCGTACGGCAGCGACAGCCACTTCGCCAACGTCGGCTTCAAGGTGGGCAGCCGCTACTTCTATACGACGGTGGTGGGGAGCATCGGCCATGCGGCGAAGGCGCGAGGGCCGAGCCACTGGGCCCTGGGCATCGGCCTGGGCGGGCACATCCCCGTGTCCGAGCGCCTCTTCGTCGACGTGGATGTGGTGACGAGCAGCGTGTACCCGTGGGACTCGAGCTTCACCACCGCCAACCTGCTGCACCAGGTGCGGGTGATGGGCGGCTTCCAGCTCGCGAAGCGCTTCGCCATCATCGGCGGGCCCACGATGAACATGCTGCACTCGCCGGACGGCGAGCCGGTGACGGCGCTGAGCAGCTTCTCCCGCCAGGGCCCCAAGCACTACCTCTGGTGGCCCGGCATGCAGCTCGGCGTGCGGATGTGA